One part of the Polyangiaceae bacterium genome encodes these proteins:
- a CDS encoding SMP-30/gluconolactonase/LRE family protein: MNKFPHGFLVCGLGCTLALTACSSDSDSGGGSTGGGSSGGAAGVSGGGAGGSAAGGSGGSSAGTTSSGGTSTGGSAGSGGAGGAGGSAGSTSTTICDPNASYGSPLPNDKTAQLVAGGYHFLEGPVWSTELSVLFFSDINFGAADSNGVPPSIIYRLPAGSSSPEVFIDTIGCNGNAIDQNGFLVSCTHDTRSVSRIDPVTKQRTLIADKFEGKAFNSPNDAIVRSDGTIYFTDPSWQLGTRPAEIGFKGVYRIDPQGNVTLVSQGLMSPNGAALSPDEQLLYVADDNTGNVHRFDVASDGTTSGGSVFVNVSGADGMAVDCAGNLYVTAQGGVRVFEPSGNELGTISVGEKPANTTFGGVDHTRLFVTAQTGLYAIDLLVPGLS; this comes from the coding sequence ATGAATAAATTTCCGCATGGTTTTTTGGTCTGTGGTCTAGGTTGCACGCTCGCCCTGACCGCCTGCTCTAGCGACTCCGACTCGGGTGGCGGGAGCACTGGGGGCGGGAGCAGCGGTGGAGCCGCAGGTGTGAGCGGCGGTGGCGCAGGCGGCAGCGCCGCGGGCGGCAGCGGCGGCTCCAGCGCAGGTACGACGAGCAGCGGTGGCACCAGCACTGGTGGGAGCGCTGGCAGCGGCGGCGCGGGTGGAGCAGGCGGCAGCGCTGGCAGCACCTCGACGACGATCTGCGATCCGAACGCCAGCTACGGTTCACCGCTGCCGAACGACAAGACCGCTCAGCTCGTGGCTGGTGGATATCACTTCCTCGAAGGGCCGGTGTGGTCGACGGAGCTCAGCGTGCTGTTCTTCAGCGACATCAACTTCGGCGCAGCGGATTCGAACGGCGTGCCGCCGTCCATCATCTATCGGCTGCCAGCTGGCTCGAGCTCGCCCGAAGTGTTCATCGACACCATCGGTTGCAACGGCAACGCGATCGATCAAAACGGCTTCCTCGTTTCGTGTACTCACGACACGAGGAGCGTGTCCCGTATCGATCCCGTGACCAAACAGCGCACGCTGATTGCCGACAAGTTCGAAGGAAAGGCGTTCAACTCCCCGAACGACGCCATTGTGCGTAGCGATGGCACCATCTATTTCACCGACCCCAGTTGGCAACTTGGAACGCGACCGGCTGAAATCGGCTTCAAGGGCGTGTACCGCATCGATCCACAAGGAAACGTCACTCTGGTCAGCCAAGGCCTGATGAGCCCGAACGGTGCGGCCCTCTCCCCCGATGAGCAACTGCTCTATGTCGCGGACGACAACACCGGGAACGTACACCGTTTCGACGTGGCGAGTGACGGGACGACCAGCGGCGGCAGCGTGTTCGTGAACGTGAGCGGCGCCGACGGGATGGCGGTGGACTGCGCTGGCAACCTATACGTCACCGCCCAAGGTGGCGTTCGTGTATTTGAACCAAGCGGCAATGAACTCGGCACGATCAGCGTCGGGGAGAAGCCCGCGAACACCACCTTCGGCGGGGTCGATCACACCCGGCTGTTCGTGACGGCTCAAACTGGTCTGTACGCGATCGACCTGCTCGTGCCCGGCCTCTCCTGA
- a CDS encoding TetR/AcrR family transcriptional regulator: protein MGESKKKDGKKRIRRTAEEARQAILEAAVERLRDAGPASIRLADIARDVGVSHPAILHHFGSREELLAAVVQEALERLHLELFDVLSHAEASEASSVEILNAMAETLETAGHARIIAWLNLSGVVDAVDKDRMRLVAEVVHARRLESLPPGTKPPDFEDSLFTCVLATHAIMGEALIGASLRQSAGLGDDPDAPARFRRWLARLLVQTLEPPS, encoded by the coding sequence TTGGGCGAGAGCAAGAAGAAGGACGGCAAGAAACGGATTCGGCGGACGGCCGAGGAGGCTAGACAAGCCATCTTGGAGGCCGCGGTGGAGCGCCTGCGCGACGCCGGGCCGGCGAGCATCCGGCTAGCCGACATCGCACGCGATGTCGGGGTGAGCCATCCAGCGATCCTCCACCACTTCGGAAGCCGTGAGGAGCTCTTGGCTGCTGTGGTGCAAGAGGCACTCGAGCGCCTCCACTTGGAGCTCTTCGACGTGTTGAGTCACGCCGAGGCCAGTGAGGCATCGAGCGTTGAGATCTTGAATGCGATGGCGGAGACCCTCGAGACCGCTGGGCATGCCCGAATCATCGCCTGGCTCAACCTGAGCGGTGTGGTCGACGCGGTGGACAAGGATCGCATGCGCCTCGTCGCGGAAGTAGTGCACGCGAGGCGGCTCGAGTCATTGCCTCCAGGAACCAAACCACCGGACTTCGAGGATAGCCTCTTCACTTGTGTGCTAGCGACCCACGCGATCATGGGGGAGGCGCTGATCGGCGCGTCGTTGCGCCAAAGCGCGGGGCTCGGCGACGACCCGGACGCACCAGCGCGTTTCAGGCGCTGGCTCGCCCGGCTCTTGGTGCAAACGCTCGAGCCGCCGAGCTAA
- a CDS encoding PEGA domain-containing protein: MSAPQAVSAPQASAPMVSGPSLTSGPGPETRAQIDEASREFLEETARARAADDDFGVWDAPTRELPTSEFEAPTLEQPAPRPPGTGTLLLPNLPAPPMAPPSAAAPQVAPLPPPAAPRAGMKTQLGLGPVGAAPAPAEEAAPALQPIMPLDDYDEADDAPTRVVDAAAVHYPPADAAAQSGLPPVPMAPRAPSFQIQDHHSQPPPHQTSLAPVAAEQITLPPMRQRSMGGWIAAGVLGLAAVVGLLFLIPKTGLAGGGEGELIVTVAGPGQSSVAMPKVLIDGQNRCETSPCRVKDLDPGPHFVRVSAPGFKATTDLAVSVVAGEEAVLRVDMVPDAPAVADKAEKPAEDAEKAEELAKNEEQQAKEPESDSKPAEAKASATKSAAAAPRPVSASLPGTTKPAAPTGNATLRISSIPIANVVVDGRPLGSTPKIVKVSPGSHNVVFISPTGRKARSVRVGAGQTQVVAVKF, from the coding sequence TCCTCGAGGAAACTGCTCGCGCGCGCGCAGCTGACGACGATTTTGGCGTTTGGGACGCTCCAACGCGCGAGCTGCCTACCAGCGAGTTCGAGGCGCCCACGCTGGAACAACCCGCGCCGCGACCCCCAGGCACAGGCACGCTCCTGCTACCAAACCTGCCTGCGCCGCCGATGGCTCCGCCGTCCGCTGCAGCACCTCAGGTGGCTCCATTGCCTCCGCCGGCGGCGCCGCGGGCCGGGATGAAAACTCAGCTCGGCCTGGGTCCGGTGGGCGCTGCCCCGGCTCCCGCGGAGGAAGCAGCGCCCGCGCTGCAGCCCATCATGCCCCTGGACGACTACGATGAGGCGGACGACGCACCCACGCGCGTCGTCGACGCCGCAGCGGTCCACTATCCGCCAGCGGACGCCGCCGCCCAGAGTGGGCTGCCGCCGGTCCCGATGGCCCCGCGAGCTCCCTCGTTCCAAATCCAGGATCACCACTCTCAGCCGCCACCCCACCAGACCAGCTTGGCGCCTGTAGCGGCTGAGCAGATCACGCTCCCGCCGATGCGTCAGCGCAGCATGGGTGGCTGGATCGCCGCAGGCGTCCTTGGCCTCGCTGCCGTTGTTGGCCTGCTCTTCTTGATTCCGAAGACCGGCCTTGCAGGAGGGGGAGAGGGCGAGCTGATCGTTACCGTCGCCGGCCCTGGTCAGTCCTCGGTCGCGATGCCCAAGGTGCTGATCGACGGGCAGAACCGCTGTGAGACCTCGCCATGTCGAGTCAAAGACCTCGATCCAGGACCCCACTTCGTGCGCGTGTCCGCGCCTGGCTTCAAGGCGACAACCGATCTCGCTGTGAGTGTCGTTGCCGGCGAGGAGGCGGTGCTTCGCGTAGACATGGTTCCGGACGCGCCGGCAGTCGCTGACAAGGCCGAGAAGCCCGCGGAAGACGCCGAGAAGGCCGAGGAACTCGCGAAGAACGAAGAGCAGCAGGCGAAGGAGCCTGAGAGTGACTCCAAGCCCGCGGAAGCAAAGGCGAGCGCCACGAAGAGCGCTGCCGCGGCGCCCAGGCCGGTCAGCGCAAGCCTACCAGGAACCACCAAACCTGCGGCGCCCACCGGCAACGCCACGCTACGGATCTCCTCCATCCCGATCGCCAACGTGGTCGTCGACGGCCGCCCTCTGGGCAGCACCCCGAAGATCGTCAAGGTTTCCCCGGGGAGTCACAACGTGGTGTTCATCTCCCCAACCGGGCGCAAGGCGCGCTCGGTGAGGGTCGGCGCGGGGCAGACTCAGGTCGTCGCCGTCAAGTTTTGA